The genome window GAGGAGGGCTGGTTCAGTGCCTGAAGTTCGCGGCAGGGCTACGGGGCACTTCCTTTATTAGACCACTTCGGGGAGCGGAGGGGGGTGTGGGCTCGGGGCCCCCCACCCGATCGCAGGGGAAGGGGCCGGTTGTGCAGCGCCCCGGCTCTGTGTCGGGTGGCAGGTCCGCCGTGGTGGCGAGCCCAGGTGCACAGGCTACCGGTGGGACCCCGGGGGTAGTGGTTTGCAGCCGACGTGCGCTCGGAGAGCCCGGGGGGCACAGGCGAGAAAAAGTGGGGTGCGCTGTGGTGGGCGACACGTGTGGCGCGGCTCTTACCGTCTGCCCTTTTCGCTTTCAGGACTGGAAATGGCAGACCATATGATGGCCATGAACCACGGGCGCTTCCCCGACGGCACCAATGGGCTGCACCACCACCCTGCCCACCGCATGGGCATGGGGCAGTTCCCGAGCCCCCatcaccaccagcagcagcagccccagcacGCCTTCAACGCCCTGATGGGCGAGCACATACACTACGGCGCGGGCAACATGAATGCCACCAGCGGCATCAGGCACGCCATGGGGCCGGGGACTGTGAACGGAGGGCACCCCCCGAGCACGCTGGCCCCCGCGGCCAGATTTAACAACTCCCAGTTCATGGCCCCCCCAGTGGCCAGCCAGGGAGGCTCCCTGCCGGCCAGCATGCAGCTGCAGAAGCTCAACAACCAGTATTTCAACCATCACCCCTACCCCCACAACCACTACATGCCGGATTTGCACCCTGCTGCAGGCCACCAGATGAACGGGACAAACCAGCACTTCCGAGATTGCAACCCCAAGCACAGCGGCGGCAGCAGCACTCCCGGCGGCTCGGGCGGCAGCAGCACCCCCGGTGGCTCCGGCGGCACCTCGGGCGGCAGCGCGGGCAGCGCGGGCAGCGGCGGCAGCAACATGCCCGCCTCCGTGGCCCACGTCCCCGCTGCAATGCTGCCGCCCAATGTCATAGACACTGATTTCATCGACGAGGAAGTGCTCATGTCCTTAGTGATAGAAATGGGTTTGGACCGCATCAAGGAACTGCCTGAACTCTGGCTGGGGCAAAACGAGTTTGATTTTATGACGGACTTCGTGTGCAAACAGCAGCCCAGTAGAGTAAGCTGTTGACTCGATCAAAACCCTGGCGAAAGAAATCAAACCCCCAACTTCTTctgtgtgaattaaaaaaaaaaacaaaaaaacattcccTTAGACACAGTATCTCACTTTTCAGATCTTGAAAGGTTTGAGAACTTGGAAACAAAGTAAACTATAAACTTGTAcaaattggtttaaaaaaaaattgctgccactttttttttctgtttttgtttcgtttttgtAGCCTTGACATTCACCTCCTTTATGTAGTTGAAATATCTAGCTAACTTGGTCTTTTTCGTTGTTTGTTTTTACTCCTTTTCCCTCACTTTCTCCAGTGCTCAACTGTTAGATATTAATCTTGGCAAACTGCTTAATCTTGTGGATTTTGTAGATGGTTTCAAATGACTGAACTGCATTCAGATTTACGAGTGAAAGGAAAAATTGCATTAGTTGGTTGCATGAACTTTGAAGGGCAGATATTACTGCACAAACTCTGCCATCTCGCTTCATTTTTTTAACTATGCATTTGAGTacagactaatttttaaaatatgctaaacTGGAAGATTAAACAGATGTGGGCCAAACCGTTCTGGATCAGGAAAAGTCATACTGTTCACTTTCAAGttggctgtcccctcccccataTGTACAGACAATAATAGGGTGTGGAATGTAGTCAGTGGCAAACAtttcacagatttttattttgtttctgtcttcaACATTTTTGACACTGTGCTAATAGTTATATTcagtacatgaaaagatactaCTGTGTTGAAAGCTTTTTAGGAAATTTTGACAGTATTTTtgtacaaaacatttttttgaaaaaatacttgttaatttattctattttaatttgccAATGtcaataaaaagttaagaaatactTGTTTTCTAGAAGTCATTTGGGGG of Microcebus murinus isolate Inina chromosome 5, M.murinus_Inina_mat1.0, whole genome shotgun sequence contains these proteins:
- the CITED2 gene encoding cbp/p300-interacting transactivator 2; translated protein: MADHMMAMNHGRFPDGTNGLHHHPAHRMGMGQFPSPHHHQQQQPQHAFNALMGEHIHYGAGNMNATSGIRHAMGPGTVNGGHPPSTLAPAARFNNSQFMAPPVASQGGSLPASMQLQKLNNQYFNHHPYPHNHYMPDLHPAAGHQMNGTNQHFRDCNPKHSGGSSTPGGSGGSSTPGGSGGTSGGSAGSAGSGGSNMPASVAHVPAAMLPPNVIDTDFIDEEVLMSLVIEMGLDRIKELPELWLGQNEFDFMTDFVCKQQPSRVSC